One region of Desulfitobacterium chlororespirans DSM 11544 genomic DNA includes:
- a CDS encoding aspartyl-phosphate phosphatase Spo0E family protein: MEKRLLKKIEALRKKLNRYATTHSLVDARVVELSQELDHLLNQYQRLNKYRQLSFW; this comes from the coding sequence GTGGAAAAGAGGTTATTAAAGAAAATCGAGGCACTTCGCAAGAAATTAAATCGATATGCAACGACACACAGCTTAGTTGATGCAAGAGTTGTCGAGTTAAGCCAAGAGCTGGATCACCTTTTGAATCAATATCAGCGTTTGAATAAATACAGACAGCTGTCTTTTTGGTGA
- a CDS encoding TIGR03943 family putative permease subunit, with the protein MPAKAFNPQIFLEFLCYCAFGGLIFYLVSSEKYLTYVTPRLKPYLYFTSIVMGVWALTALGRLFRPQHKLRSAHCFVLVIPIVLLLLPHAPVSASNLSGNYIGGSAFFNRSGQSALGMLPKQAAVKDSAEEGTGSPGGLSITIEDASSPEDKVQAEIIQEPLGELPVGAYSSELPGLDMGNKKITVAHEDFSMWITEMYTNMKQYQGYTVVMTGFVFKDPEFLKEDEFVPARLMMSCCVGDLAPAGILCKYDQADQLQAESWVTVEGTLTQGQYEYDGVLSDEPQIRVTKITPAEAVEGYIYPY; encoded by the coding sequence ATGCCGGCCAAGGCATTTAATCCTCAGATCTTTCTGGAGTTCTTATGCTATTGTGCTTTTGGAGGATTGATCTTTTATTTGGTAAGCAGTGAAAAGTATCTTACTTATGTCACACCCCGGCTGAAGCCCTATCTTTATTTTACGTCCATCGTCATGGGTGTGTGGGCTTTGACCGCCCTGGGCAGATTGTTTCGCCCCCAGCATAAACTACGCTCCGCCCACTGCTTTGTGTTGGTGATCCCCATCGTATTGCTGTTGCTTCCCCATGCTCCTGTCAGCGCGTCCAATCTTTCCGGCAATTATATCGGCGGCAGCGCTTTTTTCAACCGTTCCGGCCAAAGCGCTTTGGGTATGCTCCCCAAGCAAGCTGCAGTGAAGGATTCTGCAGAAGAGGGTACGGGTTCTCCTGGCGGCCTGTCTATTACTATAGAGGATGCTTCATCCCCGGAAGATAAGGTACAGGCTGAAATCATCCAGGAACCCCTTGGCGAGTTGCCGGTGGGTGCCTATTCCTCGGAGCTGCCTGGTTTGGATATGGGGAATAAAAAAATCACCGTGGCCCATGAAGACTTCAGCATGTGGATTACGGAAATGTACACCAATATGAAGCAATATCAAGGGTATACAGTGGTTATGACGGGATTTGTTTTCAAAGATCCTGAATTCCTTAAGGAAGATGAATTTGTGCCGGCCCGCCTGATGATGTCCTGCTGTGTTGGGGATTTAGCGCCTGCCGGGATACTCTGTAAATACGATCAGGCTGACCAGCTGCAGGCAGAGTCGTGGGTGACGGTTGAAGGAACCCTTACTCAGGGACAGTATGAGTATGATGGTGTCCTTTCTGATGAACCCCAGATTAGGGTAACGAAAATTACACCGGCAGAGGCTGTGGAGGGCTATATTTATCCTTATTAA